CTTCTTTCTCTGTATTGCGAGCAATCACAAAAACTTGCTCTAGAGAAAAGTGTGACTTGTCTAGCTTTTTTAGTGCAGCTTCAGTATCTAAAGCATTCTCAAAGATGCCAATTGCCCTTTGCTGTTCTGTCATATTTATTTCTGCCCAATCTTAAAACATTCATCCAAAATGAGAATGATGAAGATGATGACTGTATCTTCTTCATTTTTTAAGCTTTTTCTATCCAGCAAAGGACAGATCTTTATTTATGGTCAAAAACCTAGATTGCTTACCGCACAAGGCATTTGGCTGTTTTAATCATAAATACTTCTCAAGGCTGACGTAAAGCATTTAATTGCGATCGCAAGCGGTGATTTTCTTCTGTAAGCTCTAATACCATTGCTGCACCTATTAAATTTAAGCCTAAGTCTCTTCGCAGACGCATAATTTTTATTACTCGCAAAGTATCTTCTTGTCTTAACATTGAGCCTTCTGGTTCAATTACTCCCAGCCGAATAAAAC
This DNA window, taken from Pleurocapsa sp. FMAR1, encodes the following:
- a CDS encoding chaperone modulator CbpM, coding for MSSLSRDVISQQGDDLISFERVATITQTSVTTIQCFIRLGVIEPEGSMLRQEDTLRVIKIMRLRRDLGLNLIGAAMVLELTEENHRLRSQLNALRQP